The following is a genomic window from Thunnus maccoyii chromosome 13, fThuMac1.1, whole genome shotgun sequence.
AACCACAATTCAGTGCAGCTTCTTGTCTTTCTTGCCCGCCTGCATGACATCATTAAGGGTAAACGACATGAACGCAATCTGCTCGAGTTCACTTTCTTTCCCGCACTCCATCAGGCACGAAAACTGATCCTTGTCCCCGTTGTAAGCCAGGTCAGAGTAGCCGCTGGGTCCGCTGTGGATGATCCTGGGCTTGTCCCATCCTGATGAGTGCAGAGGGGAGCGGTTCAAATACACACCCATGTCTCTTCTCTTAGACTTATCAGTTGGGTGCATGAAGAGGAGCCAGGTTTGCGTGTCTGGAGACAAGAGAGACGTGCCGCATGCTTTGCTTTCAGCGTCATCATTTGGGACAAATTCAGGAGCAGGGAAGCCGATGACGCTGCCCTGACAGCCATAACGTTGTTCCACGAGCTCTGGAGCCAGGTGGGGCTTGTCGAAGTAGACGCCGCTGTTTTCACTCAGGGCCTCGCATCTGTGGCGTCCAGTGTTACGAGCATTGCAGTAAAGGTGACTCCTGCCCTCGTGATCTATGATCTCCGCCATCTCACATTCACATGACTTTTTTCGAAGCATCTTACCGATATGCCACGTCTGGCCAAAGTCCTCACTAAATACTGACAGAGCCCGCGGGTAGACTGTACAAGGAATAGGGAAGGAACAGCATCTGTAAGGGACGTAATAGGCATAGGCTGGGATGATCAATCTTCCATTTTCCAGCTGGACACCGTGGCCCGGACCCACAGCGAAAGTGGCCCACTTGTGGATAGTTTCACCGATCACGCTCTCTGTTAAGTCTTTCACTTGACTCCAGTTCTGGCCGTCATCGCTGCTGCTAACACAGCAGAGACGTGCCTTGTTCTTGCCTGTGGAGATCTGCTTCTTCTCTGAGGTGTTTCCCCTGAtgcagatgaaaaataaaaacaatgtcttGCTGTGTTTTTCATACACAGGGCAAGGATTCATGGGGCGGTGGTGTGGTAAACATGCTGTTAAAAGCTCCTGACTTAACGaccactggaaaaaaaacatgacaaacgacaacagttaaaaacatgAGCATGGATAATGTCACTATTAAAGCAATCTACTGGTTACTGGGTGTGAATAATAACCTGAACAGATCCGTCATCTCTCAACGTCCCTCTTCTCATAACAAGATTTTTTGCATCACAGTCAGAGGGCGAGGATCTCTTCTCTGCAAAGGCGAGGAAGGTGTGACTGTGCCTCAAATAAATAAGAGCAGGAATTCTGTATGTTATCCCATTTGGCTCCTTttcaaataaagttgttttgacCGGTTCCTCTCCAGTGACATTCTTTGATGGTGAGTTTCCCATGATGGATCAGAGTTCCTGTGAACAGAATCTGTTCCAGATGTATAACAAGTCTTagcttgttttgattttttttagtagAGGTTACAACAACAAGCACAGAGTCACAGGAAGAGTTCACACTCCAACAGTTCCTCATATGACTGCAATGTTACAAACGGCATGCGATGCAAATTGTGCGTGCATAACAAAGCCCTTACCTTCACTGGTCACTCTTCACATCTGTCACCCTTGATCTCTGCGTGAACGGCATTTTACCGTCTAATTTCACGCCAAACCAGGGACCTCTGGTATTCACGACACTGGTGCTACGGGTTCATTGGAAAAGAAGACGGCACCGAAGAGAGAGGCGTCTCACACTCACTTCCGTGTTCGCTTAGTCGCGTCCTGAACAAACCAGAATTCGTTTTTTAACTCGCTACATCAGACAGAGCTCCAACATATTCcgtttattcatgtattttctcattttattgtgCTAGCACCATATCTAAATAACAAACAAGGTGACTACTAACCGTTAGAAGATAGAAGCCATCGAAAACAATCCTCTGCAGTGAGTCCAGCATCCAGTGTCACGCATGCGCAATGTGGTTACTTCTGATTAGACGCCAGCTAGCTAAACGGTTTAAACGAACACGAATTGTACGTAAGTTCGTCTTGGtgaataatttcatgtttatatttgCGGAAAAAAACTGATGCACCTCCATAACAATAGATGTTTAGTGTTTTCAAATAATTTATGCGGGCTAGGCGGGTTATTATCTTATCATTGAATTGAATCTTTAACCGTCTTCGTCTATAAGCTAGTAAAGCTAACCCGTACCGCCCCCTGCTGGACGGGAGGTAGCGCTCTCGTCTTTCATGCTGTTGCTAGGCGACAGAGCACCACAGTGTAACTCAAGATCAAATATATTGTGGAGAGTAGTTTTTCCCGCTCCGTTCGTGATAAGTGTAAATAACACTTGcgtaaaaagctttttttctccCGGTGTAAACGGATTACACATGCAAACAGGATGATAGCTGCATCAATGGCTGCATCCCATAAATTTGATGATGGACAGAGAAATCCCACCAAATGTTTCCCAGCCCAGACATTTCTCCGTGGAAGAAAAGAAGGTGAGTAAAGTTCAATTCTTTAATAAGTTTAATTTGAATGCAAGACAATAACTAGCCAACATACTCGAAATGATCAGAGACAAAGACACTAACAAACCATACAGGACATTATTGAAAAGGGCTAATAAAAtagttcatataaaaataaatattattttatatcataatatTTTGGCAAACGTTTGATGCCACAGATGGCTGCACATTTAGCATGTTAAGGTGTTAAGGTTAATCTACTGGGAGGAGGGGTGTGTTTGAGGAGACAAAGTTCAGgctaataataaaaatgctttACATGTTATGTGCCTATAAACTTTGTGTGATAAATAGCctttttgtctgtatgtttcCATGCAGCTGAATAAATATCATATGTATGCAGGCAGgcagaaatgaataaattatgaGAGTATTAATCTATGAAACGGGATAACATTACAAACAGGCAGCACGGTcattttaatattcaacaaCATGAGTGGATGGATCAAATTTTCAAACACAGCACTTCAGAGACTGATGTTGCACCAGTTTTACAGACATCTAGTCACACTGAGGGACTTTTGTAGGTCAACTAAACATTATAAGGAAACAGGACACAGTTTTACAATGTACTGTAATCACATTTGTCTTTATAACCAGAGAAGTATTGAGTGAAAATGAGCCAAAGAGTCTATTTGTCTCATGCACTCTTGGAAAAATAATGAAGGATTTGTATTCTCAGTAAATATCTCCTTGATGTGGGACATACAGTACGGACACATTTGTCAACAGTACgtacatttattttctgatttatcTGATGGCAGATGGTTGGATTTTTAGTGATCCTGATTGTATACATTTTAAACCTTCAATCAATACCTGCTGACGTGATTTTATTCACTCTGACTCTCCTTCCTAGGTGCTGGTCATTGGCTTGTGGCTTACAGAAAGGCAGAGGAGCAGAAATACAGGAATCTGCACAGAAGAATAAACGTGAATTATAAAAAATGTGAGAGCAGCAGGGTGGTTGATAATCCTCATGGTAATACATTAGATGGACCCTTCCTGGTAAGCCACTGAAATCTACTTATATGATAACTGCCTATTTGACAAAAGATAGCAAAGCAATTACAATTTTAAACTTTCTTTTGTAGCTTCAATTACATTGTGTTGATAAGCCATCCGAGCTGTGCTCAGTTGACATCAGTGAGCAGAAACTGAACCTTGTAAGaatcatatttaacattttagtcaAAATTATTTTGTAGTCTTTGGGTAGAAAGatcacaactttttttctgactttttttcctGACTGTGCCCAGGTGAAGCCAGAGGACCTCAAACTGTTTGACAATGTCGCTCACATCGATGCATCTGTTAACTCCCTCTCCTTAGGTGATTATTCTTAATATCTTCACatttactttacatttatttatatcacatttaCCTTGAGTAAGATTTTGTGCATCAAAAGTTCCAGAAATGTCcactgtttttctcttcaggGTCTTTCAGCAGTTTTGTGTCTTTAAGAGAACTCAATCTGTCTTTAAATGGGCTCTGCAACATGACTTTTGATGCTGCTGACTTCCCTCATCTTGAGGTAAGATAACTGACTTTGACATACTTAACATTACAGAAATAATACACAATTTTATTTGACTTGTCTAGTCTTCCGTCTGCTCCCTCTGTTCCTTTGTCATCTCTTTTATACCTGCAGTTCTTTCATAATGGAAGAACTTTGATTTTAACTGGTGACAAAGACACCATGTACCACCAGTTTCAACTGTGTCTCACTACTGATGCCTACATCATGActtaaaaaacagatttcttttaatatttgtaactgtttgatgtttGAACTGGATGATGAGTGAGGAGGGTAAAATTagtaattaattattttttgcaaaattgcaaTATATCATGCTTAGACACTGCTAATGGGTGCTTAtaattcttcttccttttctatTTTGTCTTCtcaatgtgtttatgtgtatctAAATAAATCATTTGAATCCTCATAGGTTCTGGATTTGTCCTACAACAGGTTGTCAGCTGATGATATTGTTTCCATCGGTTGGCTTCCGCATCTAAAAATTCTCCATCTGACTGGAAATCAGCTTCACCATCTTCCACCTAATCTTGGTTCCTCAAACCATGACCCCACTCAGCTGTTAGTATTTTCCATGAAGCAGCAGTGTATGAGTGTCTAAGTGCagagttttcattttattcatagtGTTACTACTAATAAAAAAATGCTTCACTTGTGATCACACAACTTATCCGGTCAACTCACATGCTCAGCGTTAAAGTGCATAAATTTGCTCTTCTGTGCTAATAGTTTCAGCCTTTTGTCCATCTACTTTAATGTAAATTGATGCTAAAATCAACTAAATTAATCCACTTATCTTTTAAAAGTATTTGCTCATttgttctggaaaaaaaatggcaaaaacacAAGTAGATAATTGATTGAACTATTGAGCCTGATTCTGCTTTTCTATCCCAACTTCACACACGGGTCAGTTGTGTCAAGCACTGACTCTGCTTTGTGTAATGGCTGTTTagccagtgagagagagagcggccAAAAGCCTTCTttccatataaaaaaaaaaaatattatgattCACGGAGAAGCTGAGCAAGAATTGAAGACAACTAACCTGTTTCGTTACGTATTTCCCACAGCAAAATGTATGTAAGTATGAATGAAGAGTAACATTTCCAAAGATTTCTAACCAACAATGATCCAAAcattgataaaaatgtcaagtttCATAGTCATCAGTCAAACCATGTGTGTCAGTCATCATTTGGCAGGCTAAGTGCTCATGTATCAATCATGCTTATCAGTATGCTTAATCAGAACGTTGGTTATGATTTCATAACAAGTTAACGGCCAAAAACTgaagatgcattttaaagttttcaaaCTGACCAAAAGAGGGTGCACAAATGTTCCAAATTCATACTCATGCATCTGGTGAAGTAAATGTTATGACGTTCAGTACACCTGCTCTGCAGCTGAGGAGTTTAGCAGAAAATGGTGTTACTGTAACTTTATGAATTTGATTGCATTTTGCATGCATTCAGTGTTCACTGGTGTATGTATggatttttataatgttttttttgtataggCCAGCTAAAGAAGAAGACACACACTTTAAAGCTCTTGAGGTCCTGATGCTTGATGATAACAAGTTGTCTTCTGGGGTCTTCAACAGTCTTGCAAACCTTAAGAGGTCATAACATGGTTAAAGTTTTTATATAGTATTTTAAACTTAAGTCAGATCTGTATATTACAATGCACAACAAACTCTGTGAAAACACTCATTAAGAATTCTTAATTGTCAATTACAGGTTGAAACACTTAAACCTGCAGGGGAACCGCATCTCTGAAGTACCATATTTACACTTGACGGGCTGTTCAAACCCTGTGCAGACTTCTATTGAAGAGCAAACTGAAGAAGAGGGACTTGGTAAATGCTCAACATGTGTTTGATGTAATTTCTGCATAGCTTAACAATGGACCTGCATGTCAGAGTTCCCTCAACACCCTCAGAAGAATATTGATTCAGTCTTTTTCTTCCCATCAATCCAGCCCACCCTGAACCAAACCATAACCATGATGAGAATTTCAAGAGAGTCTCACAGGTAATTAGGTGGacaggagggttttttttagatgttcCATTACTGTGTTTCTATAATCTATATTATATATGCTCTGCTGCACATACTTTTTAATTACCCTGCTGGGGATGAATAAAGTTCTTAAACTCGTCCTACGTCACTCACCTTAGATCTCTCACAAGGAACACTTTGAAGAGTACTGCAAAGGATCCAGTTTGCCTCTGCCAGAGCTTCAGTTCCTCAATTTAGCTGACAACAAGGTGTGTTGgctattatatataaataaatatatacatatatatgtatataaataatttGATCTCATCCCTACTAAAAATACAACTTTCCTTGATTCTCCACCAGGAAATTATTGGTGTGATTCATCCACCCAGtgcaattttacatttaaatgtaccACATACACCCACCcaataacaggaaaaaaacaatgaaagttaATGGCACTATATCTTGTTCCACAAGAAATGTAATCTATCTTATAAAATGCCCATGTGGTTTAACACAtgtaggaaaaacacaaagagcgCTAAAAACAGGATAGCAGAGTACAGGAGCTGCATCTGAACCCAGGACCAGTGTAACCCAGTGGTACAAAGAGaaggtttttatattttcactcTCCAGACTCTCACACCTAGAGGTCTGAATCAAGAGTATGAgatcatatatacatatatatatatatatatgtatatacacatacatatatattgtatatttctaGACCCTGACACAcatgtttgaaaaaatgaaaaaaatgttaaattttaaGTTCAACAGGTGTGTTGTttctttattgttatttgatCTAGTTAACTTTTTACAGAAAGGTGTTGACCCAATTTCTGTACAAGAATTTAaggtttcttctctcttccctctaacttcatacaatatattttttaatgtaggTGATGTAGATTCTGATATATGATGATGAGTCtggtataatgtttatatataagatgcatgtttgatattttgaagTATGGCTTTTGTATTACTGCTTTATTCTATGTACTTTATTGAATTGTTAATTGTTTATCACCCTGGGTCATCATAGAGCTTGTCAGTctattagtgtgcatgtataAATATGGGTGTGgtttccattttttaaacattttgacctgatgagaATCCAAGTAGGATTGAAATGTTGTCATTATTAAACTTTTGTGGCTTGTAGTGTGCAGGTGTTACCTCTTTTCATTGATGCCGTTTTCTGATAGCTTTGCACCTATATAATGTACATATAATTACTCTccttcaattaaaaaataaataagccATGATCACTTTTGATAAATGAACTAATATGTATCATCAATGTCTTGTCATCAGATTGCTGAGGAAGAAGCGCTGTTGGCTGTGGTTCTTCTCCCGATGCTTCAAGAAATTGATATTCAGCGCAACCCTCTGACCACAAAGAGAAGCGGTaatcctcctctcttctctcctcataaatttttttaaagattacaTCTAAGGCTCGAATCTCCTCTATGTTTTTTGTTTCCGTACAGGAGACCCTCCCTTACTAACGCATTACCTCCAAGAGAGACTGGGGATAACAATAAAGCGTAAAAAGACATCAGAAGTTGTAAAGCTCCCACTGAAGGTTTCTACTCATCTAAAATGGAAGGTTTGATGTGTTCTGCATTGTTCAGTGTTGATAATTTAACCTCCAGATTTCACCAAAATATACAGTGGCTGCTCTCATTCAGAATCCCTTATATAAAACCTTGCTTGACTACACTACTACTACAAAAAATGAACTTTAAAACGAGTTGTAGCGTTAGAGGAACATGGGATTCTTCAAGGTAACACGTGGAAGTTAAACATTTGAGTCAACAAAATGGATTTACATAGTTTTTATGATGACAAAAATCAATGATTATCATGATAAATTAacaatttcatcttttttttcttttttctttttttttttacattttggtgttATAGGTGGAGAAAAGGATCCAAAAAGTGTCAAAGAAGCCATTGTTGATGAATAAACCTTGTCCTAAAACTCAGGTTGAGGAGTGTGAGGTGACTCTCAAGACAACACCAGCATCTGAAGGCAAGAATAATGAAGACAAAACCCTCAGAGAAAATGCAGAGCACTTCTTTGTAACTCAGGTATGGTCAGTTTTTCCGATTTTCACATTTCAAGGATTCAAGGCTCTTCTTGGTTAAGAAATATAAATTCTGTAACCTTTGGCTTTATAAATGCCTCTCAAAAATACATGGTGGATTAGTGCCTAGGCACGTTCTTTGTCTCAGtgtttttgaataatttttaCTGTTGTTTCATTGTCAGGCAACAGACATTCCTGACCATGAGTTTGATCTTCAATTGGATGAGAAAGAAACTGCAGAGAACGAGAAGAGAAACAAGGATGATGCTATTTTTGAAAAATCCACATGCTATGAAATGTTGATGGATGCAAAACCAGATCCTGATGTGGTGGAGCCCGTTGGTGAGGACTGTAGTTTCACCTGCAGCTATTTATTTCTGTAGATTTTCTTAGAGCCCTAAAATGTTCGGCCCCATAGTGAAGGGGAATATTCATGTTCTTTCCCCTTCAACAGGAATTCAGACAGCTGTTCGAATGCTGGAACACACACTGAAGAATCTTAATGTTTACAGAGACTCAAAACCAAAACTTGATAGCATCCAGACACCgtacaaagagaaagagaaaagggttCGATATTTTGCAGCACAAAAATCCTTTGCATTCACACTCATAactaaaaaaagacttttgtcGCCTTAATgttttgactttaaaatatTCTATACACAGGTGAAGAAGCTGCCACCTTGGAAACCAATAAAGCAGCCGACTGAAAGAGTCAATGAAATGATCAAGGAAATCAAAGAGAGCACGACAATAAGAGAAGCTTCCTTAAGTGTGCACATTTCAGATACAATAAATGTCAGCAAACTTTACTTTTCATGACCTTACCTTTCATATCctacactttgttttctgtacaGGTGGTGCCATACACGGCACATGTGTTAACAAGCAAGAACATAAGGAGGCTCTACTGCTGCTGAGGGATATGAAGACAAAGTACAAGATGGTCCACAAGAAAACAATGGAACAAGCAGCCAGCATCGAGTCTGATAGAAACACCGAGCAAAGCAGAGCTGAACCTCCACCTGTGCAGAATTCAAATGAAAGTGTTGATGATGGCGTACAGCTAGTCTGAGTAGTATCCAGTAGAAAACCAAACCTACAGTAtgtcagaaataaaaagttCTTGTTGGTGAATCAtgcatattgtttattttactgaaCAGCACAGATTGATTCCTCATGGTCAACATGAAACTGCCTGTAAGGAGAAACTTTATTTGTAAGTTAGACGAAGCTGTCAGTGTGATGAGGGCTGGATTAATCCGCCAGGGGgcccaaaaccacaaaaaatgaGCTGTGGTCCCCTATTGACCCCCTATTTCTGCTTCTTTGTGTGCACTGTGTATGTATTAGTTGGTAATTAATCATTTGTTTATGATAATGTAATCACAAACTCATTTAGGAATATGTGTCATACAAGCACAAATAAAGTGAAATGATAAAGGGTAGATTGAGGCCCCTTTACAATAGGGCCTCAAAACTATTGTTCTTTACTTGTACATAAAGTATTACAAACAAATGTTCAATTTATCAAACTGCCAACTGATGAATTTGGAGTCTTCGGGCCCCCTGATGGTCCAGGCCCACTTTGCCCAGTTGCTGTTCCAGCCTCATTTGCAACTGTGGCATCCACTGACATGTCAGTGTTTCCATGTGATTAATGCTGTGAGAAGCACAAAGTGTTTCGAGCAGCTGCAACCACCACTGCTATGAGCAGATTCAATCCAGGATGCACAGTATGCATAAACTGTTTGCCAACAGAGTTCAGCTGTCAGGATAAACTGTTTCTGTACATTTGAATCTTGTACATCCAAaaggaatcatttattttatctttcgGTGTTTCCTCTGGTCAAACCTGTTTCTGTAAGCAAACCGCAGAACATCCAAGCATGTGTTTAATTTCAATACAAGACAACTGGCTGCAATAATTAATACAGAGGATATGAGTTCCTGTGTTCATCTGGGAGGCCTCTACTCTGCCCTTCTGAGGAGATCACCTGtaagttttgtttgttcatattttgGGGCAATTACTCTTTAAATGGGGACTTTGCCTTAGATCTTTGGAaaactttgaaatatatttgaCCTAAATACGCCAACAAATAGGAGAATCAGCTTAAAGCAGCAGCATTCTTGCCATGAGTGTTAATTTAAAGCAGTGATGAAGTCACTACTAGAGCCTGcagttttttgaaaatattgcaCACCCTTGAGCCAGTTGACAcggcatatatatatatatatatatatatatatatatatatatatatatatatatatatatatatatatatatataatttatttatttaatttttaaccTGGTGGACCTTTTATCCACTGAATAGTGGTGGATAAAAGCTGCGGAGGTGGCCTTTTGTATGGCAAGAGAGCTTTTATACTGCAAAACTGTAGGTGATGGAAAGTAATGATTATGTCTTATTGCACCATAAATTATCATATGTGACCTTCCTACTGTCTTACAATggaagcttttttaaaaatgtcatgttttgttttcgtCGTTCATTCCCCGTTTCTGTCACGGTCGTCATATGATTTCAATTATTTCAGAGCAGCTTGCAGATGTGGAATGCACATTCAGCCCAGGTGGAATAAATCATAATTCTGAGGGTATTTCATGGGATTCCACATTATTACATTCATTGAGACCATGTGTGAATATTTCCCAgcttctgtgtgtatttatggtAAATAATATGCATTACAGTGTTAtgtacagaatttaaaaaattctacattttttaatctttttcaaaaattgttgtggATCCATGTCTTGATTTATGATATATAGATTGGTAAGATGCAATTCCACTGAAAAATCCCAGAGTGACATTCAAATCcaatataaaattatttatttataacttttACACTAACAAGCGAATTTTTAACAACTGGCCAGGCTTGTAATAAAGCAAACCTGGACGTGGAGACCAGAATCtcttaagttttattttgtccacagCACTTTTATTGCACTCTCCAGCCTCCAGTATAACTCAAGTAAAAGTCTTATGAGGATTTGTTGTTGCAGTCAGTAACAAGATGGGGTTTGTTCTTCAGCCAGTGAGTCCTGGCATGAATTTATTTTG
Proteins encoded in this region:
- the xrra1 gene encoding X-ray radiation resistance-associated protein 1 isoform X3, giving the protein MIAASMAASHKFDDGQRNPTKCFPAQTFLRGRKEGAGHWLVAYRKAEEQKYRNLHRRINVNYKKCESSRVVDNPHGNTLDGPFLLQLHCVDKPSELCSVDISEQKLNLVKPEDLKLFDNVAHIDASVNSLSLGSFSSFVSLRELNLSLNGLCNMTFDAADFPHLEVLDLSYNRLSADDIVSIGWLPHLKILHLTGNQLHHLPPNLGSSNHDPTQLLKHLNLQGNRISEVPYLHLTGCSNPVQTSIEEQTEEEGLAHPEPNHNHDENFKRVSQISHKEHFEEYCKGSSLPLPELQFLNLADNKIAEEEALLAVVLLPMLQEIDIQRNPLTTKRSGDPPLLTHYLQERLGITIKRKKTSEVVKLPLKVSTHLKWKVEKRIQKVSKKPLLMNKPCPKTQVEECEVTLKTTPASEGKNNEDKTLRENAEHFFVTQATDIPDHEFDLQLDEKETAENEKRNKDDAIFEKSTCYEMLMDAKPDPDVVEPVGIQTAVRMLEHTLKNLNVYRDSKPKLDSIQTPYKEKEKRVKKLPPWKPIKQPTERVNEMIKEIKESTTIREASLSGAIHGTCVNKQEHKEALLLLRDMKTKYKMVHKKTMEQAASIESDRNTEQSRAEPPPVQNSNESVDDGVQLV
- the xrra1 gene encoding X-ray radiation resistance-associated protein 1 isoform X1, which translates into the protein MIAASMAASHKFDDGQRNPTKCFPAQTFLRGRKEGAGHWLVAYRKAEEQKYRNLHRRINVNYKKCESSRVVDNPHGNTLDGPFLLQLHCVDKPSELCSVDISEQKLNLVKPEDLKLFDNVAHIDASVNSLSLGSFSSFVSLRELNLSLNGLCNMTFDAADFPHLEVLDLSYNRLSADDIVSIGWLPHLKILHLTGNQLHHLPPNLGSSNHDPTQLPAKEEDTHFKALEVLMLDDNKLSSGVFNSLANLKRLKHLNLQGNRISEVPYLHLTGCSNPVQTSIEEQTEEEGLAHPEPNHNHDENFKRVSQISHKEHFEEYCKGSSLPLPELQFLNLADNKIAEEEALLAVVLLPMLQEIDIQRNPLTTKRSGDPPLLTHYLQERLGITIKRKKTSEVVKLPLKVSTHLKWKVEKRIQKVSKKPLLMNKPCPKTQVEECEVTLKTTPASEGKNNEDKTLRENAEHFFVTQATDIPDHEFDLQLDEKETAENEKRNKDDAIFEKSTCYEMLMDAKPDPDVVEPVGIQTAVRMLEHTLKNLNVYRDSKPKLDSIQTPYKEKEKRVKKLPPWKPIKQPTERVNEMIKEIKESTTIREASLSGAIHGTCVNKQEHKEALLLLRDMKTKYKMVHKKTMEQAASIESDRNTEQSRAEPPPVQNSNESVDDGVQLV
- the xrra1 gene encoding X-ray radiation resistance-associated protein 1 isoform X2, which translates into the protein MIAASMAASHKFDDGQRNPTKCFPAQTFLRGRKEGAGHWLVAYRKAEEQKYRNLHRRINVNYKKCESSRVVDNPHGNTLDGPFLLQLHCVDKPSELCSVDISEQKLNLVKPEDLKLFDNVAHIDASVNSLSLGSFSSFVSLRELNLSLNGLCNMTFDAADFPHLEVLDLSYNRLSADDIVSIGWLPHLKILHLTGNQLHHLPPNLGSSNHDPTQLPAKEEDTHFKALEVLMLDDNKLSSGVFNSLANLKRLKHLNLQGNRISEVPYLHLTGCSNPVQTSIEEQTEEEGLAHPEPNHNHDENFKRVSQEHFEEYCKGSSLPLPELQFLNLADNKIAEEEALLAVVLLPMLQEIDIQRNPLTTKRSGDPPLLTHYLQERLGITIKRKKTSEVVKLPLKVSTHLKWKVEKRIQKVSKKPLLMNKPCPKTQVEECEVTLKTTPASEGKNNEDKTLRENAEHFFVTQATDIPDHEFDLQLDEKETAENEKRNKDDAIFEKSTCYEMLMDAKPDPDVVEPVGIQTAVRMLEHTLKNLNVYRDSKPKLDSIQTPYKEKEKRVKKLPPWKPIKQPTERVNEMIKEIKESTTIREASLSGAIHGTCVNKQEHKEALLLLRDMKTKYKMVHKKTMEQAASIESDRNTEQSRAEPPPVQNSNESVDDGVQLV
- the LOC121910367 gene encoding sialidase-3-like, producing the protein MGNSPSKNVTGEEPVKTTLFEKEPNGITYRIPALIYLRHSHTFLAFAEKRSSPSDCDAKNLVMRRGTLRDDGSVQWSLSQELLTACLPHHRPMNPCPVYEKHSKTLFLFFICIRGNTSEKKQISTGKNKARLCCVSSSDDGQNWSQVKDLTESVIGETIHKWATFAVGPGHGVQLENGRLIIPAYAYYVPYRCCSFPIPCTVYPRALSVFSEDFGQTWHIGKMLRKKSCECEMAEIIDHEGRSHLYCNARNTGRHRCEALSENSGVYFDKPHLAPELVEQRYGCQGSVIGFPAPEFVPNDDAESKACGTSLLSPDTQTWLLFMHPTDKSKRRDMGVYLNRSPLHSSGWDKPRIIHSGPSGYSDLAYNGDKDQFSCLMECGKESELEQIAFMSFTLNDVMQAGKKDKKLH